A single window of Phycisphaerae bacterium DNA harbors:
- a CDS encoding GH3 auxin-responsive promoter family protein: MPSRSILDSVLAKIGALHAASITRRFSRAVANATRVQSDLLAELLAAGEGSDFGRDHGLASIRDYREFARQVPIRSYADLEPYIEKVRNGHVGALFSPQTRILMFALTSGTTARPKYIPITPRVLADCRAGWNIWGLKALLDHPGTMLRHILQVTSPMNDHSSPSGLPCGAITGLLAATQKRLVRRYYTSPPCVANITDSVAKYYTIMRLAIPRDVAWAVTANPATLLLLAKTGDEHREQLIRDIHDGTLSASMAVDGGIRAALHSRLEPDPDCARRLETIVAKHGALYPKHYWRLGYVAHWTGGTMGLYRDQFPRYFGDVPARDIGLIASEGRMSIPVDDHTPAGILAVTSQFFEFIPASEYGGSNPTVVRSHELTIDEEYFIVLTNASGLYRYDLGDRIRVVRRVGEAPLIEFLSRDAHSSSMAGEKLTEDQVVAAMEAASPATGKIVDFVLAPRWADPPYYRLYVESASVRAEAALARRVDEALSKINLEYGSKRATLRLGEVETVGLPAGALAQRDMELRRARSGTSEQFKHQYLLSRPELDGDLAQLAVDRAAVGAVHQSPGRLNSGSAT; the protein is encoded by the coding sequence GTGCCCTCACGATCCATCCTGGATTCGGTCCTCGCCAAGATCGGCGCGCTGCATGCGGCGTCGATCACGCGCCGGTTTTCGCGCGCGGTCGCGAACGCCACGCGCGTGCAATCCGACCTGCTGGCGGAGCTGCTGGCGGCGGGGGAGGGCAGCGACTTCGGCCGGGACCACGGGCTGGCATCCATCCGCGACTATCGCGAATTTGCGAGGCAGGTCCCGATCCGTTCGTACGCCGACTTGGAGCCGTACATCGAAAAGGTCCGAAATGGCCACGTCGGCGCGCTCTTCTCGCCGCAAACGCGAATCCTCATGTTTGCCCTGACCAGCGGGACCACGGCGCGGCCCAAGTACATCCCGATCACGCCGCGCGTGCTGGCCGACTGCCGCGCCGGCTGGAATATCTGGGGGCTCAAGGCGCTGCTCGACCATCCCGGGACGATGCTTCGCCATATTCTGCAGGTGACGAGCCCGATGAACGATCACTCGTCGCCCTCGGGCCTGCCGTGCGGCGCCATCACGGGACTCCTGGCCGCGACGCAAAAGCGCCTCGTTCGGCGCTATTACACCTCGCCCCCGTGCGTTGCGAACATTACCGATTCCGTCGCGAAGTACTACACCATTATGCGGCTGGCGATCCCGCGCGACGTGGCCTGGGCTGTCACGGCGAACCCGGCCACGCTCCTGTTGCTGGCTAAGACCGGCGATGAGCACCGCGAACAGTTGATCCGCGATATTCATGACGGGACACTCAGCGCATCGATGGCGGTCGACGGGGGCATCCGCGCGGCGCTCCATTCCCGACTCGAACCTGATCCGGACTGCGCCCGGCGGCTGGAGACCATTGTCGCGAAGCACGGCGCGCTGTATCCCAAGCATTACTGGCGATTGGGGTATGTTGCCCACTGGACCGGCGGGACGATGGGCCTGTACCGCGATCAGTTTCCGCGTTACTTCGGCGACGTCCCGGCCCGCGATATCGGGTTGATCGCCAGCGAGGGGCGGATGTCGATCCCGGTGGATGACCACACCCCAGCGGGGATCCTCGCCGTGACGAGCCAGTTCTTCGAGTTTATCCCGGCGTCGGAATATGGGGGATCGAATCCGACGGTCGTTCGTAGTCACGAATTGACGATCGACGAGGAGTATTTCATCGTCCTCACCAACGCGAGCGGGTTGTATCGGTACGATTTGGGAGATCGCATTCGCGTGGTCCGGCGGGTCGGCGAGGCCCCGCTGATCGAGTTCCTCAGCCGCGATGCCCATAGCTCTTCGATGGCCGGAGAGAAACTTACGGAAGATCAGGTCGTGGCGGCCATGGAGGCGGCGAGCCCGGCCACCGGGAAAATCGTAGATTTCGTATTGGCGCCGCGCTGGGCAGACCCGCCCTACTATCGCCTGTATGTGGAGTCCGCGAGCGTTCGAGCGGAGGCCGCGCTGGCCCGCCGTGTGGACGAGGCCCTGTCGAAGATCAACCTTGAGTACGGCTCCAAGCGAGCGACGCTGCGTCTCGGAGAGGTGGAGACGGTCGGCCTGCCTGCCGGCGCCCTGGCGCAGCGCGACATGGAACTTCGCCGCGCCCGATCGGGCACCAGCGAGCAGTTCAAACATCAATACCTTCTGTCGCGGCCGGAGCTGGACGGTGATCTTGCGCAGTTGGCGGTCGATCGGGCGGCGGTGGGGGCCGTCCACCAGTCGCCCGGGCGACTAAACTCCGGATCTGCGACATGA
- a CDS encoding alpha/beta hydrolase — MVSGSLSPLVTASVWTVVSHNWALFSIFLTLVLLVIIPVLILVKYLRICLNIIRDTEPPLSAPQFGFDRIPGDEKDFYAADGVRLRGVFMHPPPNVERRGIIIFAPEFKSDRYSCARYCRPLIAAGYDVFSFDFRGHGQSSPEEGYTPRQWTSDREVADMTGAISYIEQWLEDHGRPIEIGLFGISRGACAAILASAQNASVKAIITDGAFSSDCTLEHLMRRWAKIFAKVKIVYENHPPEFWRFLRWCLFLTCRIKLGCTYPSVRKSLMRMVPRPMLLIHGERDSYIPVEQSRLLYALTAQPKFLWVVRGAKHNQSVDVLPAEYARRTVQFFGRYLSRHEDVANIYNERLFVETALSEMFRHDDASSDRAKSARIVGLPQDRLPPRLVPAEPASGPATSDRL, encoded by the coding sequence ATGGTTTCGGGTTCGCTTTCACCTTTAGTTACGGCCTCCGTCTGGACGGTTGTCTCGCACAACTGGGCCCTGTTCTCCATTTTCCTCACTCTGGTCCTGCTGGTCATCATCCCGGTCCTGATCCTGGTGAAATACCTGCGCATCTGCCTGAATATCATCCGCGACACGGAGCCGCCGCTGTCCGCGCCGCAGTTCGGCTTCGACCGCATCCCGGGCGACGAGAAGGATTTTTATGCGGCGGACGGCGTGCGCCTACGGGGCGTCTTCATGCACCCGCCGCCCAACGTCGAGCGTCGCGGGATCATCATCTTCGCCCCGGAGTTCAAGAGCGACCGCTACAGTTGTGCACGCTATTGCCGGCCTCTGATCGCCGCCGGATACGATGTGTTCTCCTTTGACTTCCGCGGACACGGCCAATCCTCGCCCGAAGAGGGCTACACCCCCCGCCAATGGACCAGCGACCGCGAAGTGGCGGACATGACCGGGGCGATCTCGTACATCGAGCAATGGCTCGAAGACCACGGCCGGCCGATCGAGATCGGCCTGTTCGGGATTTCGCGGGGGGCGTGCGCGGCCATTCTGGCCAGCGCCCAGAACGCGTCGGTCAAGGCGATCATCACGGACGGCGCGTTTTCCAGCGACTGCACACTGGAGCACCTGATGCGGCGCTGGGCGAAGATCTTCGCCAAGGTCAAGATCGTGTATGAGAACCACCCGCCGGAGTTCTGGCGTTTCCTGCGCTGGTGCCTGTTCCTCACCTGTCGAATCAAGCTGGGATGCACCTACCCCTCCGTTCGCAAGTCGCTGATGCGGATGGTGCCGCGCCCGATGCTGCTCATTCACGGCGAGCGCGACAGCTATATTCCCGTCGAGCAGTCGCGACTCTTGTATGCGCTGACCGCGCAGCCCAAGTTCCTCTGGGTCGTCCGCGGCGCGAAGCATAATCAGTCAGTGGACGTGCTACCGGCGGAGTACGCCCGACGGACGGTGCAGTTTTTCGGCCGCTATCTGTCGCGTCATGAAGACGTGGCCAACATCTACAACGAACGCCTCTTCGTCGAGACCGCGCTGAGCGAGATGTTCCGCCACGATGATGCGTCCTCCGACCGCGCCAAGAGTGCGAGAATCGTCGGTCTGCCGCAGGACCGGCTTCCGCCGCGGCTGGTTCCCGCCGAGCCTGCTTCGGGACCCGCGACATCCGATCGTTTGTAA
- a CDS encoding carbon starvation CstA family protein, producing the protein MNSLLAVVVLSAVCLLVAYRVYGRILARLLRLDPNVATPAVALRDDVDYAPIETKFLLSQHFSAIAAAGPIVGPILAGVMFGWLPALIWILIGSIFIGGVHDITSLVASIRHRARSIAEVVREHMTRRSHVLFLAFVWFALVYIVVAFTDITASSFIGAIALESGQVVSGGGIATSSLLYLALPVIMGLLLRYTKLSLNLATIIFLPLVGVAIWVGQYIPFDVASILSTDAATAQKAWGVALLVYCFIASILPMWLLLQPRGHLGGYFLYAALIGGSLGLALGGGRVQYPAFTGWETPRGDTLFPMLFIVIACGACSGFHSIVASGTTSKQLRRETDAKAIGYGAMLMEGMVAVISLACVMRLAPDSPLLGGGSPRPNFLYATGVGSFLEVLGIPAAFGVSFALMAFTTFVYDTLDVCTRLGRYVLEELLNWHSRAGRVVTTALTAGVPLFFLLRQSTDASGKIVPVWRVFWDLFGASNQLLAALTLLGVTVWLWRTRRAKWVWYVTGLPTVFMYVMSIWALVRIIARHFGPSGLTSDPVPWVAVVLVALALMILWEAVKLFGAARPPPSAGGKRASRPQVPQVVHPAAPTPSPSG; encoded by the coding sequence ATGAACTCCCTACTCGCCGTGGTGGTTCTTTCGGCCGTCTGCCTGCTCGTCGCCTATCGCGTGTACGGGCGGATTCTGGCCCGGCTGCTGCGGCTGGACCCCAACGTCGCCACGCCCGCCGTCGCCTTGCGCGACGACGTCGACTACGCCCCCATTGAAACGAAGTTCCTGCTGAGCCAGCACTTCTCGGCCATCGCCGCGGCCGGGCCGATCGTCGGACCCATCCTCGCCGGTGTCATGTTCGGATGGCTCCCCGCGCTGATCTGGATCCTGATCGGCTCCATTTTCATCGGCGGCGTCCACGACATCACGTCGCTCGTCGCCTCCATCCGACATCGCGCCCGGTCCATCGCCGAAGTGGTCCGCGAGCACATGACCCGCCGCTCGCACGTCCTGTTCCTCGCCTTCGTCTGGTTCGCGCTCGTCTACATCGTCGTCGCCTTCACCGACATTACCGCGTCGAGCTTCATCGGCGCGATCGCGCTCGAAAGCGGACAAGTAGTCAGCGGCGGGGGCATCGCCACGTCCTCGCTCCTCTACCTCGCCCTGCCGGTCATCATGGGCTTGCTGCTGCGCTACACAAAGCTCTCGCTCAACCTCGCGACGATCATCTTTCTCCCGCTCGTCGGCGTGGCAATCTGGGTGGGTCAGTACATCCCCTTCGATGTCGCGTCGATCCTCTCCACCGACGCTGCGACGGCCCAGAAAGCCTGGGGCGTCGCGCTGCTTGTCTACTGCTTCATCGCCTCCATCCTCCCCATGTGGCTCCTGCTCCAGCCGCGCGGCCATCTCGGCGGCTACTTCCTCTACGCCGCGCTCATCGGCGGTTCGCTCGGTCTGGCCCTCGGCGGCGGTCGCGTGCAGTACCCCGCCTTTACGGGCTGGGAGACGCCGCGCGGCGACACGCTCTTCCCCATGCTCTTCATCGTAATCGCCTGCGGGGCCTGCTCCGGTTTTCACTCCATCGTCGCATCCGGCACGACTTCCAAGCAACTCCGCCGCGAGACCGACGCGAAGGCGATCGGCTACGGGGCGATGCTCATGGAAGGCATGGTCGCAGTCATCTCGCTGGCGTGCGTGATGCGACTGGCGCCCGATTCGCCGCTGCTGGGAGGTGGCAGCCCGCGGCCCAATTTCCTCTATGCGACCGGCGTCGGCAGTTTTCTCGAAGTGCTCGGCATCCCCGCGGCCTTCGGCGTCTCGTTCGCCCTGATGGCCTTCACGACGTTCGTCTATGACACGCTGGATGTCTGCACGCGCCTGGGCCGCTATGTCCTGGAGGAATTGCTCAACTGGCACAGCCGAGCCGGCCGTGTCGTCACGACCGCCCTGACGGCCGGCGTGCCGCTGTTCTTCCTGCTCCGGCAATCGACCGACGCCTCCGGCAAGATCGTCCCCGTCTGGCGGGTCTTCTGGGACCTCTTCGGCGCGAGCAACCAACTCCTCGCCGCCCTGACGCTCCTCGGCGTGACGGTCTGGCTCTGGCGCACCCGCCGCGCCAAATGGGTCTGGTACGTGACCGGCCTCCCGACGGTCTTCATGTACGTGATGAGCATATGGGCCCTGGTCCGCATCATCGCCCGCCACTTCGGCCCGAGCGGCCTGACGTCCGACCCGGTCCCGTGGGTGGCGGTGGTCCTGGTCGCCCTGGCGCTGATGATCCTCTGGGAGGCAGTGAAGCTGTTCGGCGCAGCAAGGCCGCCGCCGAGTGCGGGGGGAAAGCGGGCGTCCCGCCCGCAGGTACCCCAGGTAGTTCACCCGGCGGCCCCCACCCCATCGCCCTCCGGTTAG